GACAATCAGGAATAgaaaaactcaattttttttaaatgtttaattactcttttaattcattttttcgtttaaaaatgtcaaattggttttcgaatttttttttttttaattttgtccaaacttttaaaaaattgatacaattttgtacttttcattaaattttttgaaatgagtcaaaaatattttatcaaaattaaaggTTATAATAAGAATGGTTTGATTTGTTGGTTTAATGTAAGATCATTACTTCACTaccaaaattttatcaaaaaaacactaaattgcatcaattttttcaaaaaaatcatGACCAAATTAAAgttcaaactaaaaaaattgtaaaactaacttgacatttttaaatgaaaatagtgataacaaaaaataattaaacatgaaAACAAATTACATATAAAGTAAATACTTtacattgagaaaaaaaaaactcaaaagtAGGTCTATAgacatttaattaatttgtacaTTAAGTTAATTAGGATCGGCCAAAAACACAGGTATATTTAAACAGCAAGATTATTAGTATTTTGATATCATTTTAACCCATCTGATTAGATCTGCGGGTTACTAACTAACCTGTTCACCAAATAAGAAGGGGACTAATAATGTATTTTAGCTAATGGTAAAGTTTCTTATTATTTTCTAGTTTTCTTTATGTATAATTAAGCAAAGTGATATAGTAGACTGTTATTTACTATGTCTGGTTAAAGTATGAAATGATaagtagttaaaataaaaataatattgtaatttttcacacaaattatatttatttactaatatattataaaaataaaatagtaaaacatataaactttttttcaaGCACTATTATCATCATGGTAGAAATAGACAATAAAATGTTTGAGCCTAAGatgtttatttaattcattAGTTTTCTTTATGTGGAAGCGCACTAAAATGTTCGACCTAATGCTAGCCTAGGGAGGAAGAAAACCATTGTTGAACCAAGGTATTTGGAGGTCTCGAGCGAAGTAGTACTGGACAAAACAATCAAAAGAGGGCTGACGTTGAACGAATTTAGTGGAAGTCGAAGACGTTAACAAGCGTGGATGAGACCGAGGTTCTCTTACTTGTTAGGGTTAGAAAGAATTAGAGACGATTCTTCTTCTTTGATTCGTTCCTTCTTCTATTCGTAGTCTCTGTAGTGGGCAAATTTGATACCCAATGTGCACAAAGTAGTCATTCATAAAGATAGATTTTACGGTAAGACGCTCTGAGGTAGTTTATACCTTTCTTTTCTCGAATCTACGGCTAATTGATTTTGCACATTTCTCAATCAATCTCTATTCTGCAAATTTTCGTTCTTTTATgaatcttgtattttttttacttcgtTTATGAAGTTCCTTTGCTGTTCTTGTGACTTTCTTATTCttgatttcttcttttttttacaatttacatTCTCGACGATCTTTATGAATTTCTGAAATTGGTTTTGATTAACTTTGATACAGTTAGTCTTCTACCAACAAggcaaaacaaaaacaatatagaACGGGGGAAGAATGAGAGATTGGGTAGCATTGAGTTCAACATTGTAAGAAATGAGAGTTCAAGGAAGGGAGTGCAAAATAACCTCTACCTAAGGGTTGCGTTACCGTGTAAAGAAGCGGACCATTGTACACATCAAAGAGTGCAAAGTCACCTTGAGTGTTTTATAGTAACCTTTGTTATACAATACAATTCAATTCagctttttcttttcattcttatttAATTCTTGGGAATCTTTCTGctttctttcttattttgtCGTCTAAAtctgttttaaattttcaattactCTTGTTTACAATTCTACATACTTTAATTCCCTACATTGTTTTCGTTTCCCTTGAATTTCTATAGCATGTGTATCGTGCCTTTTAGGTTCTGTTCATGGTACGTGTTCTTTTCATTTAGATTCTGAAGTCCTAATTTAATTGGAGTGTTGAATGTTAAAAGCTGCACTGTTTGGTTTTTGTTGAGACCTATAAGACCCCAAAGTGAGCTTGGATGTTGCAAGATGTCTTCTTCAGACAGTTTTTGACTCAATATGCCAATAAAAacaagcttttttttttttttttgaattctggATTATGAGTTGTTTAGTTGCATTGTACCTTTAATTCCACATACATTCCATTTTGCTATGTTTTCTTTAATGTTTGTGAGTTTGTCACTGAATTTTAGTTTGGATCAGTTTTCTGTGTAGCATTTGTTAGCATTCCATGTTTGCCAATTCTGAATTTTCCTTTGGTTGTTTCAATTCATTGTTACGTTAATTCCTACCACAGATATGTTAAATATTGATTCAGAATTCTTCATATAGAATCTGCTTTATTACATTCTTCTTACATGTAAGGAGTTTAATTTTCGGAGAAGTGGTTCTTAAAAGTTAATAGGTCTGAAGAATTTTtacgataattttttttttctataatttagtGCGATTACTCAGTTTTGTGAGTATATAGTTCTCGACCACTTTTGTAGGTGTTTATTATGTTAGCCACGCACttttgtccatttttttttttcatgacatTCTCTGTGTCGCcctttttaatcaataaattatattctgTTTTCTATCTGAATTTTATTCAATCAAACAATTAccattatcattattaaaaaacaattgacattttctcttatcttcttcttctattgtttttttttttattatttcatgttACCAAAATGGACAAAAGTGTTGATAAGGAGGTTttccttttaaattattatttgtaaaaaaaaaataacttcatagttaatttcaattttgaattctatattttttaaaattttggttttttatttatataatttatatcttTTGGCCTTAACTCAGTAATTTCTTTTTGTGTAAACTTTTATTCCTTtacctttgtttttgtttagattATATAAAAGATCATTAATCTTGATAGTTGTCTTAAAAAGATTGTGTGCGATGATGATATATTCCCATGATCAAGAatcaaaaagttaaaagtaaaattataaaaggtaaattataacaaaaaattgtaaaagtataatacataaagaaaaaagataaaacaattataagaattattacATTTCCAGTAGTCACTATAACTAAGTATTTTATTTCGAAATAATAgtatatgaaaattgaattATGCATTAATACTCTAAGTTTAAATTAGTACCTAATGATAATATaccatataaattaattttaattacatatgaaataattaagaaataataattgtaatgaCTTCTTTTATTAGAGATCATttatcatcatttttaattacatCTTTCATTAGGGATTAATTAGGAACTACCAATTTAATTCTTTgaacaaaattacaaacaatcaattttatcattcaaTACATAAAAAAGCATAACCTTTCATCTCAAAGATAAAACTAATTGTGGTGGTACcgtaagaataaataaattagacaaTATAAGAATATGTAGAAAAtgtccatatatatatatatatatatatatatatatatatatatatatatatatatatatatatatatatatatatatatatatatatatatatatatatatatatatatatatatatatatatatatatatatatatatatatatatatagaaattagCTTCCGAGCCAATATGTAGAAATTAAGTGATATTTATGaagatcagaaaaaaaaaagttcatttaATGATCAGAAAGTTTATTGAAGCAATTGGTTTACATTTTGGTCCAAttgggagaaaaagaaaattgaaagtgACATTCTATACTTTAAATATGTTAAGTCTGGAAGCCAacgtaattataattaaaatttactaaaaactatacaattataattgatttggtatcataatttttgttatttttagaagcattaagaaaattatataaaatgttaacGTTACGCGTTTGATGAAATTGGCAATTTCTTATGCAGAATTAATGTGTTACGCATGCTACACGGATTCGTAAAGGAAGATGAACCTCTCACTTTCCCTTTCTTTAagcttttatttcttctttttctcaccTCACTATCAAAATGGAAAAACTgcttttcatatataaatatttacctTGTCAACATTCCACTATAATAATACTTTCCATTAACAACTAACCAAACAAATATTCCCCCACTCCAATTCAAGAAATGCATTCTAACCAAAAACATTCTTATGCCTCCAAAATTGGAATATTGcacatttttataaaacactttttttttccaacCTAATTAACTTCTCATCTACCTTCCAAATAATCTagacaataaatataaacaaatatatatcaCTATAAGGTTCTTTTTTTAGTTCTCCATACATTTAGAAATTACGCTCATCGGAAAGTTTATACATAATTACAAAGATTCTTCAACTtgaaaactattattattaaatttgacgATGATAattgctattttattttttttaatttttatcttttattttattattattatttttctagatACTTTAagctttatttaataaaatcaaaaaaataagtatttgttttacatatttaatattttaccaaatagttataatataaaagaaattaaaaaaaaatattaacaaaatcaGATATGATAAAATTGGTTATTccaatataaaatcaaatacaaaactACAGTCTAGTTCAATTCGAGTCACTCACATAgcaaaaatctataaataaagaGTTTGACAAAGCTCAAAGACAACAACCCTTCTTAGAAATAAGAGAggaaaaattaattcttttggGAAGAATAATACTTGGCGTAGAAACGCATTCTGAAGGTTTGAGACATTCATCTTCTGAAAGTTGGGGGCATTCATCCTATGTTCTATTTCTGGTTTAACTGCATATTCTGAATTGATTGCAGATGTGGGAATACCTATTGATTGAGCGATAGTTTAAGAAATTTGATTATGCTAGAACAACTAATAGATTTCACATGCTAGATATAGAAGTGAAATATTTAGTCATTCATAATATCAAAATCTTCATCATCAATgcaaacttataataaaaattattaggcataagatttttattattagtttaaatttgtcaataagACATTACAACTTGTTAAAATAGGTCTGAATCGTAGAAAAGGAATTAGAAGTACATTATTTGGTGTTTTTGCTCTGAATTGAATCATAACCCATTCTCACTAAAGtctttatcatatattgttgCACATCATAtgtgtgataaaaatataaaagaagtttTATTGTTGTTTGTGTGAAATTTTGTCTAATTTGTGAATTGCAAAAATTGTCAAATGTTGTAGAATTCTCTTAGGAAATTATACTTGAACTTTTCACTTTATTACTTGTGTGATTTGGTACACTTGTCCAACGCTTGTTTAACGCATTCATAAACATTCATAAACAAAGTCCAGCTAATCTAGAAGATAAATTGTTCCACTGTTATAATAGTTTCACATTATTTATGAGTAGAGATCAATGATAAGGATAATCTTCTATTTTCAATTATCCTTCTTCCTTCAACCCTTCTGTAtgtcttttaagaacaaaacggtgacaaaattctaaatttcaaaAGTGGATCATATGTTCATCTTAATGATATTATGTTGTGGATCTACTGTCTATGTCTATGTATGTCTCCAATGCAAAAGCCATAAAATGAATAGAGAGTATTATGAAATATGTagaatctaattaaaaaattatgtagaaTTTTCTTTAGTTGTTGCATGATCATAAAATGCTGCAAGAATGCAGACAAAGTTATctatagttattaaaaaatattttgaaagtagTGGGGCCATCGAAGACTGTTGCTTTGCTTATACCATTCTTTTTAGGAACTATGAAGCATAGGGATGTCCTTTCAGATTATCTTAAATGTGGAAGTGGTCGATGTTCTTGCAATCAAAGATATATCAGAAAGCTCATGTTCCacactttcataattaagaaTAGAACATTAACTGCAAGATAATGCCTACACTCTTCATCTGTATTGTGACGTTTTTCTTAGCTCAATTATACGTAAACTATAGTATAACACATTGTTGGtcttataaatataacatgCGATGACCTCCTTAAGCACAAAATATAGAAACACAAACCTCAGAAACACAAAACCATGCTGTCACCAAGCTCACACTTGGCAATTTTAATCCTCCTATTATCAGTTTCCTTAGCAGCGTCAGCTCCATACGATGAAAACTTTGTCCAATGTCTCAGCTTCTATTCAGACAAAGCAGCTCCATTTTATGCCTTAATTTACACTCcaaaaaatgtttcattttccAACATCCTCGAATCCTCTGCACAGAACCTAAGGTATTTGGTGCCTTCAGCGCCAAAACCAGAGTTTATATTCACACCCTTGTCTGATTCACATGTCCAAGTGGCGGTGACTTGCTCAAAGAAACTTGGTATTCATCTGAGAATTCGTAGCGGTGGCCATGACTATGAAGGACTCTCGTATGTTTCTGAAGTCGAGGCCCCTTTCATGATTCTTGATCTGTCCAAGCTTCGCGCCATTGATGTTGATATAAAAGACAACAGCGCTTGGATTCAAGCTGGTGCCACTATTGGAGAAGTATATTACAGAATATATGAGAAAAGTTCAGTTCATGGTTTCCCTGCAGGCCTTTGCACAAGCCTTGGTGTTGGAGGGCACATCACAGGAGGTGCATATGGATCCATGATGAGAAAGTATGGTCTTGGAGCTGATAATGTTATTGATGCAAAACTGGTTGATGCAAATGGCCAAATCCTTGATAGGGAAGCCATGGGGGAGGACCTATTTTGGGCAATTAGAGGAGGTGGAGGAGCAAGCTTTGGTATCCTTCTCTGGTGGAAGATAAAGCTGGTTCCTGTGCCAGAAACTGTGACAGTTTTTACAGTTACAAGGAGCCTAGAGCAAGATGCAACAAAGATTCTCCATAGATGGCAGGAAGTGGCACCCGCTATTGATGAGGATCTCTTCATCAGAGTCATCATTCAACCAGCCACTGTTGGGAACAAAACTGGGAGAACCATCACAACATCTTACAATGCTCAATTTCTTGGTGGGGCTGAGAGACTCCTCCAAGTGATGAAGGAAAGCTTTCCTGAATTGGGTTTGACAAGAAAAGATTTACTTGAAACTAGTTGGATCAAGTCTGTGCTGTATATTGCTGGTTATCCAAATGGCACTCCTCCTGAAGTTCTGCTTCAAGGAAAGTCAACATTCAAGAACTACTTCAAAGCCAAGTCAGATTTTGTGAGAGAAGCAATACCAGAAACTGGGCTTGAGGGACTCTGGCAAAGATTGCTAGAAGAGGATAGTCCCTTGATGATTTGGAACCCATATGGTGGAATGATGAGCAAATTTTCAGAGTCTGATATTCCCTTTCCTCACAGGAATGGAACACTTTACAAAATCCAGTATTTGTCTCTTTGGCAAGATGGAGATAAGAATGCCACAAAGCATATAGACTGGATTAGGAAGCTTTACAACTACATGACTCCTTATGTTTCTAAGTTCCCAAGGGAGGCATATGTGAACTACAGAGATCTTGATTTGGGAATGAACAAAAAGAACAGCACAAGTTACATACAGGCAACTTCTTGGGGCAATATGTATTTCAAGGATAATTTCAACAGGTTGGTGAAAGTAAAGACCAAAGTGGATCCTGATAATGTGTTCAGGCATGAGCAGAGTATCCCACCACTTCCAGTTTCAGGTATGAAGCTACAAGACATGAAAAGCAAAACTTTGGAATGAGGCACTGTCTTGTAAATTTGTTGTGGGTTTGATTAGCAAATTTAGATGAATAAAGGATATGTTTggattttgttgtgtttttggccattttaatgttataaaacaCTGTTGAAGTGCTTAATCATTGTTATCCATGTGGTTGTGCCTGTGACAATATTGCAAGTAACAAGTGTTGTATCACTGCTGGCGAGAATCCTGTAGCTTGTAAGAATCCATCCACTCTTTTGAACATGGCACCCAAGTGACAAATGGAATGCACATTTTTAAGCGCAAAAACAACCGAGAAAAGTAATGTGACTTTGTGTTatcaaaataagttttattcaatattaagaaagattgttaaaatataatccATTGATCATCTATTTTTAAGTGTAAAGTCATGTGGCTTCTCTCGTTTTAAAGTTACTGAATCCCTTTCCAAGAACAATCTCACCAAGCTAGTGCTATTTTACTTCCAAAATACACGAAGAATCTTTTACCAAATATTTagggaaaaaataaaagaaaaataaaataatgtatttttaagataaaattaactatacataaagtcatttttaaaaactgtcatttttttaaatcatatttctaCTTACATACAAATTAgttttagtctttttttcttatttttatctttcaaaaaaaaatttgaacatgttttaatatttataatataatacatttttactTGAATATACTGGGATTGAATAAATTGAAGTGTACTTGTCATCTTTATTTTGAGATGATAAGTGggatttcttaataaaataactacaatgttattttataaattgagataaaaaaaaaaaaacttctaactcaagatttttttattttatattttgaaatgcaCGATTCAACAtactcaaaatataaaattgcaCGTTTCAGAATGTAAATTTTTCATTCTAAATCATGCATTTcgaaatagtaaataaaaaatagattctaGACTGCTATAtttgaaatgtatttttaagAAGAAGGTGAAGATTGAAGGTAATGGAGTGTTAGTCAACAAAGAAGGTGACGAGTGAGGAAGAGAGGGGTACcggtagaagaaaaaaaaaggtgatgAATAGGGGAGAAGGGTGCACTGGTAGAGGACGAAGGAGTGAGAGAAGTGCAGtgataaaagagaaagaagataaAAGTACCGTAAGATATATGTGCTGTAAAAGTAAAAGGTGATGAATAGGGGAGAAGGGTGCACTGGTAGAGGATGAAGGAGTGAGAGAAGTGCGGtgataaaagagaaagaagattaAAGTACCGTAAGATAAAAGTACCGAAACTACAACAACAGAAAGGAACATGCACAAAGTGAGCTTTCCATCATAAATCAATCTGATACAACAAATCAATTTATACAAAATGTTTACTTCTAGAACTTTGGCACCACAAAAATTGACAAACGATGGCACGCTAACACCCAATAAACATCAATTTTGGGGgtcaaataaattaagataaataaaagcAAGACTTCATGAATTTGCTATTATTTTCACCAACGAATTATGCTATCCTTGACAATAATTTACATACTTTTGGCATCTATTTTCGACGGAGGAAGTGTTCCAAAAACTTTATCCCATAGCGATGAAGTGATACCAAAGCCTTTATCCTGGATCCGAAAGTGATGATTCAAGTGGTATTTCTGCGAAAACAAcgaaaaaaaagattattttgtTTGGCAACAAATATCAAAGCAATGCAATCGTGACCCACAGTTGAAGGATTTTAACCTTGAGATTTCGGGGCACTTCGGTCTGCGGCTGACCATGGTGCAAGTAATAATGGGTGCAATCATACATTACATAACCCAATAAACCGCCACCAAATAAAGCAGGAGCTGTTGAAGGGGTTGCCATGAGCTTCACTAAGTTCCAAAACTGGACACAGCATACAAAGACAAACATCACTTCAGGAAACCTCCAACCTATGTTTATCAATATTGATACATCTGTGTTGCAGACTAATCGGACAATTTTATTAATCGTCAAAAGTCTTTTCTGACCATTTTCAAAAGGTAGCTACAGATTGTAGTATACATATGTCGTGATTTCAGAGAGCCAATCAATAagcaataatttctttttaacattttcttaaattacTATCACAAAATAAGGGTATAAACATCACTGAACGATTAAAACATCTATTCAAACATAATGAAAATCCAATCAACATCTCTTGTATTTCCCTTTCGTACCTGAAACTGTTTCACTTAATCCAATGTTTGTCCTATTGGTTCCGTCAAAACTATTACATTTGATATGTTATACCGCGTAACAATAGAGATATACCGTCGCCTAAAACTAATTCATCAATAGTATTTGACCagttgataaaagaaaaaatcgaCGTGACACACTTAACTATTTAAAAGAGAGATCTAGATAGCATAggaaacaagaaaaacaaaattagaaatttaCTCTCTCGGTCTGTCCAATAATAGGAAGCAAGCATGTGAAAAGTAAAACCGGTGAAAATTTAAATCCCACAATTCCCTCCCAACCAAATAAGTATgggaaaatgttttaaatagtAAGTCAGAGAAGAGATACCGGCATCAATAATATAGCAGTTGCAGCAGGGGGGAAAACGAGTCTCAAGCCATCCATTGGGTGCTTATGGTGGCAGCCATGGAGTAGATAATGCAAGGTATTTCCCCTAAAGCAGCATTCAATACCCACAAAAtaaaaagcaaataaacattTAGTGttattctaacaaaaaaaataaaaatgaatgtaGTTAAACACAATTACAagcaaaaataagaatattatttCACACTATGGAAaggaaagggaaagaaaaagaTCTAACCAGTAGGTCTTTGTTTTGATGTGAAAAAGAAATCGGTGCAATGAGTATTCAAGTAATGTCCAAATAAAAATGCCAACAACCACCAGTAGAGCCAAATGAGGACAACTGAGGCCCATAAGTACAGAGCTATACACAAAGTAGCATACAACTGGAAGCCAAATGACTGGTATTGCCCACCAGACTGTGCGCGTCAGGAACTGTTTCATGTAATAAGTCAAGATCACATCAAATTCTCAATATATTTCCagaacataaattttaaattcttatccGTAGAAGAATTGAACATGAcattataatcataattatataattagtagatcgtctaataaaaatataatatgatttattctcatattatatcttattattagagaatattaaatcattttatgtattattttgattccgttttttcaatataaattaagcATTCATGTTGTCTCACAGGCACACAGTTTTAGGTCAATGTCCCTTCCTTTCCTATAATTTAACAAAGAATCAAGAACTGGGTTGGGTTCAAAATCGCGTTGATTCGGTAGAGCCATTGTCTCATGaggatattttgtattttgcaAACCATTCTCTAAGGCTTCACGTGCAGTGTTCTAGCGATGCCTTCAGCGAGTTTTCCAACAAGTTTTAGGCGGCAACCATTTGCTCCAATCGACACAGGGTTGGGATCGCGTAGTGCCAATTTATCCAATGGTCAAAACACCAACGCAAAACCACCCATCCACGACCATCTTCTCTACTGTTGCAACTGACGCCTGACGGAACGTGCGTCAACACCTAATGGCCTTATGCCCAGGATGCCCCTGCATGTACACCATCAAAGTTTGTTTGGTGGTTGGATCAACTTTTCTCTCTCCTaggattattttattaattttttcccATACTTcaacgaaaaaaaaatgtcttccGGCGCCCCCATCAATATCCAGAACAAACTCTCCTATTTTTTCTAACCTTAATATTAGTATTGATAAGATGAACACGTATAACTATTGAATATGGTTAAGTGGGTTTTGGATTACGAATCTCATCCCACTACAATGTTAAATCCGTTCCTACACAACATGGAAAATGTATAAAGATTAATGCTCAgttatgtaatgttattaaatcCAGTATTCGCACCTCACTCAAATCTATTCTTCGTCCCCATGAGTCTTGTACAGCAGTTCGGAGTGAGGTTCGTGCACTTTATGCCAATGACATCCAGTATCTGTATGGCATGGCTCGTATCAAAACCTCAACACTTCTAACTCCACATCGATTTGAGGGCCCTATGTGTGCTTATCTTGGGCGGCTTCACATTCCTTACAtgatttttaatgaacttcttgTGTACCATCTGTAAATGCAAAGAAGGAACTCAAGAACAATCATACGTTTTTATGACCTTGAACTTGTTCGGTTTTCCACAAGTATGTTGCGATCAAATTTTAGGATCACCAATAAACCCTACTATGAATTCCACATCATCTGTGTTCATTCGTATACTTTGGCAAATAAACACGGAGACACATGTACTTCATCCGCAGGAGAAAATATTGCCTTTGTATCATAAAAGCGTGTATTCTAGGCAATTTCACATAATTCTAAATATCG
This portion of the Vigna unguiculata cultivar IT97K-499-35 chromosome 6, ASM411807v1, whole genome shotgun sequence genome encodes:
- the LOC114187828 gene encoding dihydroceramide fatty acyl 2-hydroxylase FAH1-like isoform X2, producing MVVQNFEVDLNKALVFQVGHLGEAYEEWVHQPIVSKEGPRYFENEILEFLTRTVWWAIPVIWLPVVCYFVYSSVLMGLSCPHLALLVVVGIFIWTLLEYSLHRFLFHIKTKTYWGNTLHYLLHGCHHKHPMDGLRLVFPPAATAILLMPFWNLVKLMATPSTAPALFGGGLLGYVMYDCTHYYLHHGQPQTEVPRNLKKYHLNHHFRIQDKGFGITSSLWDKVFGTLPPSKIDAKSM
- the LOC114189164 gene encoding berberine bridge enzyme-like 13 translates to MLSPSSHLAILILLLSVSLAASAPYDENFVQCLSFYSDKAAPFYALIYTPKNVSFSNILESSAQNLRYLVPSAPKPEFIFTPLSDSHVQVAVTCSKKLGIHLRIRSGGHDYEGLSYVSEVEAPFMILDLSKLRAIDVDIKDNSAWIQAGATIGEVYYRIYEKSSVHGFPAGLCTSLGVGGHITGGAYGSMMRKYGLGADNVIDAKLVDANGQILDREAMGEDLFWAIRGGGGASFGILLWWKIKLVPVPETVTVFTVTRSLEQDATKILHRWQEVAPAIDEDLFIRVIIQPATVGNKTGRTITTSYNAQFLGGAERLLQVMKESFPELGLTRKDLLETSWIKSVLYIAGYPNGTPPEVLLQGKSTFKNYFKAKSDFVREAIPETGLEGLWQRLLEEDSPLMIWNPYGGMMSKFSESDIPFPHRNGTLYKIQYLSLWQDGDKNATKHIDWIRKLYNYMTPYVSKFPREAYVNYRDLDLGMNKKNSTSYIQATSWGNMYFKDNFNRLVKVKTKVDPDNVFRHEQSIPPLPVSGMKLQDMKSKTLE
- the LOC114187828 gene encoding dihydroceramide fatty acyl 2-hydroxylase FAH1-like isoform X1 — protein: MPSGSPRMVVQNFEVDLNKALVFQVGHLGEAYEEWVHQPIVSKEGPRYFENEILEFLTRTVWWAIPVIWLPVVCYFVYSSVLMGLSCPHLALLVVVGIFIWTLLEYSLHRFLFHIKTKTYWGNTLHYLLHGCHHKHPMDGLRLVFPPAATAILLMPFWNLVKLMATPSTAPALFGGGLLGYVMYDCTHYYLHHGQPQTEVPRNLKKYHLNHHFRIQDKGFGITSSLWDKVFGTLPPSKIDAKSM